ccatattaattgtcaaaatattacatgtatctagatactttttaggcatagatacatccatatttgggcagatttgagacaattaatatggatgagagggagtactttttatGATATATTCTATTGGTCTACTGTCTGGTGCTTAGTTTTAAACAGAGAAACCCATTTCCTTAGTTAGTGTTAAGATCTTCTTCTATTGTCCTACTATGGTGGGTCTTCTTTTTGTTAACTCTATATGCTCTCCATTTTTCAGGTGGAAGGGGCCTTTGTTCAGGGAATTGGTTATTTCATGAGCGAGGAATATGTGACCAATTCGGACGGGCTGATTGTCTCAGATGGGACTTGGACATACAAGATCCCAACTGTTGACACCATCCCTAAACAGTTCAACGTTGAGCTGCTCAACAGTGGATTCCACAAGAAGAGAGTGCTCTCTTCAAAAGGTACTCAGTCTCTCAATGGGTGGACATCAATGAGCATGAGCAAAACTAGTTAGCTTTATTTCGCTTTGTATGTTGCGGCAGGGCTGACATCCTATTAAGTCCAATACATCTTACAAAAAATTAGTTCTATCCATTCATGTAATTTTTCCGCGTTACTGATGGTGTTTATTTGCTACAGCATCTGGGGAGCCACCTTTGCTGCTTGCAGCTTCGGTTCACTGCGCAACAAGAGAGGCAATTGCTGCAGCAAGGAAGGAATACTGTTCTGGGTCTGGGTCTTCTTCACCCCCCTTCTTCGAGTTGGAAGTTCCTGCAGTCATGCCTGTGGTGAAGGAGCTGTGTGGCTTTGAAAATGTGGAGAAATATTTGGAAACTCTGCTGGCTTCCGAATAATCAAACAGACAGTCTGAGCAGTTGGCAGGCAAATTTTACAGACCATTGGAGAAGTAAATTATAATCATAGCATTATAGCATAGACTTTTCAATTTTAACTGTACTAGTGCATACTAGGAGGCTTTGTATCTGTATGTTTAGGCGTCATTTGTCATATTTGCCCAATAGTTTTATGCAATTACAGACGATTGCGGGCGTCCATGCTGGCGATGGTCGGAACAAGCCGGCGTGGCTGCTGGAGGAGGCTGAATCGGAGCCGGGTCTGAAGATAGTTTCATCAGCTGGAAGTTCTGAAGTTCTGCTAAATCACCTGGAGATCGAGTTGGTGGCTGTCAAATGTTGATATCGCAGCTTGTTTTGCTGGTTTTGTTAGCTGTGCTGGATTGTTTGGCCGAAGTGCTGGCACTTGTTTTAGTTGTTTTGTGATGGGTTACCGTTATCTCTTGCAAACCTGTAGCAGTTTTTACTTTTTCGTATTTCATTTCATTGTATGACTTTATGCTCCGTTTATGCATTTGAATGTAGTGCGGCCGGgtggggattaaaattacagtACACACTTCGGTCAAAAATTACAGTACACATTTCTTGTGATGATGAAGTGATGAATCATTTTGTTGTAGACCGATGGCTATAGTGTTTCTAACCCAAACAGGCAATATGATAAGAGTGAACAAATTGACCATAAGTATTACAAGTTTATTTTCCTGAAGTAGTAAAAATACACTGGTATATATTCTTAACGCTCAAGTTATTCATACAGTTCTTTACGGCACACAGAAATGTATGCACATACTCGGATCAGGATTCTTGTTTACATCAAGTGTAATAACTTTAGAAAGAGTATCAAAGATCAGACTGCAGGACCAACGTCTTCGTTGGTCTTCCCCTCTTCAAGCATCTTCACAGGCTTCTCTTCAGTGGTCTTTCCCTCTTCCAGCTCTTTCAGCTGCCTCAGGATGTCATCTTTCTCAAGATGTAGGTCTTGTAACTTGGCATCGATCTTCTCCAGTTTCTTCTTAAGCTTCGCTGGGTCGTTCGTCTTCTCCTTGGCGCCCTTGTCTTTCTTCTTATCCTTGTCCTTTTTCttaccttcttcctcctcaccatCACCATCCTTGCCCTTCTTGTCTTTGTCTTTCTTCTTATCTTTGTCCTTTTTCTTACCTTCTTCCTCACCATCGCCATCCTTGCCCTTCTTATCTCTGTCTTTCTTCTTGCCTTCTTCCATCTTGTCAACCTTATCTttcttcttgtccttcttctcttcgTCTTTCTTCTCGCCTTGTCCATCCCCGCCGTCGATTTTCTCATCttgtttcttctccttctctctcttccttttaTCCTTGACTTTGTCTGCACTATCCTTCTCTTCAGAAGTATCAGTTCCTTTCTTTTGCGATTCATCATTTGTTAACTTCATTTCTCTTGTGCCCAAACCTCCAGACATGGAATCCTTGCTCCTCTCTGCACTTGCAACCTCATTATGTGCCCCTTTTCCATTCTTATGCTCTGACTGACTGTCCTCCTGATCCACTTCTTtatccttcttcttgttctcctTGTCTTtgcctttctcttttttctcatcGCCCAAACCCTTCGAGTCCGAttcatccttcttcttccccttgtcCTTATCTTTCTTTTCGTGTTTGGAGCTACTGTCATCTGCATCAGCTCCAGTCTTCTTGATGCTGCCTTTCTTTTCATCTTTCGCTTTGCTCTCAGTCTTCTCATCTTTCTCCTTCTTGGACTTCTCCTTTTCCGTGCCTTCGCcatcttccttctttttcttatctTTCTCCTTTTTATCCTTCTTCTTACCTTCCTTATCACCACCTTCATGTTCATCTGCGTGCTTCTCTGACTTCTTATCTTTGTCTGTCTTAATTTCCTTACCTTTGTCTACAGACTTTGAACCACCACCAGAGTCATGCTTTacctcttccttctccacaACCTTAGCATCGATTTCTATCTCGATCTCCTTCTTCTCGTCCTCCTCATTGCCCGACGACTTGTCCTTGCTCTTGATCTTGAGATGTATTTCATCCTTGGACTTCTTCTCTACCTCCATATTGGATACAAGCTAGACCGTGCAAAGAACCAGAATTACCTGCATTTACGACACCCTATCACTCTCAAACTGTGTTTGCTACATGATGGCAAATCATATTCAGCTAAGACAGTGACTTGTAAACATGAATTTGCCAGCAACGCAGTCTCTCCAGCACATATTGTGCTATTTTAGTGGTGAATTCACGGCCAATCGTGACTACACGGCAATTTCATGGTTGATTACAAATAGAAACAAGGAAACAGGTTCACAAAACCATGGTGTACGTATACATGTCTCAACCTGCACACAATTCAATGCTTATGATGCCATGAAAAACAAGAGCAGACAGCAGAGCATAACTAGCTGAAGAACTGTACTCGCATATGCTTGAAAGGTACGCTGTGTCAAGATCCAGCCGAAGCGCAGCTAACTCCTCCAAGATCATAAGCCTAGACACAAGACACTAGCGGCACCACATAGTAGTACTGGTGATGTGATAGACTGGTAATTACCCGGAGCTAATCATTTTCATCCAATTTTGTCCTAATGTTGAGGCAGCAAAGATCTAGGAAGAACTGACCTTTGCCGCGAAAGATCCAAGGATCCAAGCCAATCAGGATGCTCCTGGCACTGAGCCGCGATCTCCTCGGACAGCGGCGAAGTGACCAGGCCGACTCCGGTGGCCGGCGACGAAGTGACCTGGATCGCGCAGCGGAATGAGCCGGGCGGACCAGCGGCGCGGTGGTTTGGTCTTGAGCGGCGGTGGGTGGGCGGTCGGATCAGCTCGGATCGACGGGAGGGGAACTGGGTCGGGCAAGACTGCAAGAGCCGAGGAGCAGTGGGTTAAAGAAAGGATGGGGAATAGGAAGAAAGCCGCGTGGGAGTAGCTGCGCGCGGCGTGGTGGCCGCGTGGCCGACGTCGCCCACCAAGAGAAGTTGCGCTCCTCTTGCTTCAACAACTCAACCCACGACGGTTTGTTGGTGAACGGCGGTGTCGGCTGGCTGGACGCGTGAGCCCACGTGTCAGCAGGACACTtgccccccctttttttttagaacagtAAGGGATCGTCTGTCCTTTCGGCGACGTCCGATATTTGCCTGTCGGTCGTCTCGTCGGAGCAGGGCCCTTTTTCTGGGTTGGGCTCGTAGTGGGCCGCGGCCAGAGCGTGCGATGGCGACGGAAGTGGTACTCGTGTGGCTCAGGCGTTGTAGGAGTAGCATGAGACTCTCAAAGCCAGAGATGGAGATTGAAGGAGTGGAGATGGAGTTGTCTAATCTGAAGAACAAGAGTTTCTCTATATTGTGCCTTGTTGTACTGGCCTTCCATCTACTTTGGGCACAAGTGATTTTAGTTAGTTAATGGTACCATTATCTCACACAGAGAGTACTTTATTATCTTTATTACCTCACACAGAGAGTACTTTATTATCCATATGTTCTACTGCTCTCTAGTTACACAACAGTACTTTACCGTGGGTGATCTCTCTGTGTGAACTGGACTGTAAACCTTCTACCATTATGAAATGGATTTGGTGGATGCATGTTCCTTTGCCTTGTTCTGAGTCTGAGGTGTCTTATGAGATGGATTTGAACTGATGACAATGAGAACACGATGATTCCATCTATTTCTGTGAGGTTTCAATGGCAAAAAtaattttggaaaaaaaatagcagaTTGAACATAGCAGAGAACACGGTGATTCCCTCTGTTTCTGTGAGAACATAGCGATTTCTAGACATCATAATTGGATGAACATTGCACAAGGCATAGAGAAACAGATTTAACCATTGCAGAGCATTCTAATTGGATAAACCATGAGCTACTCATTAAACAGCAATTGTCTAATTTCATTGAAATGAGATTCATTTtctaaaaacaaataaattcaAATGAGATTAGCCATAAGCTGTCCACCATTTTCGCAACACAAAGTGCCACCGATTAGGTTGTCCATCAGTTTGGCAACACAAAATATTACACACAAGTTTTCCATCAATTTGGCATCACAAAATGACGCGAATAATCTATATGTTCTACTGCTCTCTAGTTTCATCCCTAGCTGCAGCCTGTGAGGCGATGTTGAACCAGCTTTCTTCCACTACCGGTTGTTCCATACACTCTAGTTGTCGATGAGGAGACTTGTGAAGTTGTGATGGTATTGAAGCCTCTGTCTGGCTGTGATGCGACTCACTGTAGTATGTACAAGTTCTTTTTACTTCTGCCTCTTGCACCAGAAGCTGCTCTAGTGTTCCATCCTCTGCCACCAGGAGAAGTTGTTGGAGGGGATGCTCTAGTGCTCCTTCCTCTGCCACCAGGTGAAGTTGTTGGAGGGGCTGCTCTAGTGCAACATCATCCAAATTTACATCTGATAAATTCAGTGTCATCAAACAAATCTCCAATGGCATCTTCATCCTCAGTAAATAAAAGAGTCCATCTCAAGGAATGCATGATTGTTCCAGTAATCAGTTGGATCATCACATTCCTCATCTGGCTGCAGCTGGTCAAACTCCCACCTCTACGAATCCCGCGCAGCTCTCCTGCTGCAGCAAGCAAGAGAGATCGAGACGCCCGGACCAGCTAAATGGTGCGACCCATTGCCACTATTTGCCAACTACAAAGCGTATTGGAATAATATGTGTCTACATGGCTTGCATCGTCCGCCCGAAAAATGGGCCCTGCTTGTGTGTTCGGCGCCAATTTGATAGATGGGGTGCCATGTGTGAACAAGTTTCTTAAATGGGGTACTCACTGTCATAAATGGGATCTTTGGGGGTACAAACTGGAATTTACAACAAACTCCATCATGTTACGATCCGAGATACCTTTGCTATTACAGAACTCGAGTAGCAATACACCAACTCAGATCCGATACAAGAATAGTCTAGATGAGAGGAGATACAGAGGTAAAGATGAGGAGAGCAGGtaggcgagagagagagagccagTTCGTTCAGCGATCTCTTCGATAATTCCCACCGAAGCCAACCCCGACAATATATCACTTGGTCCAATCCAGCCCAGAGTAACGCTTGGAGGGTACACGGCTCGCTTGGATGTCTTGAGTGGGCCAACTGGATTGGGCCCAGTATCAATTGCCTCCTCTGTATCAGCTGCTTCGATGTCTCCTTCAGCAAACTCCACGACAGGCGtaactgaagaagaagcctTGGCTGGGATCATAACACATCACTAGACCTTCCAGTCGAGACACCAAGATCTCGATGCAGCCTGTAGAAAGATGAAAGCAGAGGCCTGAAAGTCACCTCACAGTTACTTTAGAAGTGTCGCTGCCTCGGACACAACAACACTAAAACACCGCCATGGTTCAAGACGTAGAGAAACACCGCCAGTTGGCTGTTACCAAGATTCCAAGAATATGATGCCTTTAAGATTAACATTGCGTTCAGGTTAATATAGACGTGAACCTTCCATTTGGCTCTTTTCTCCACAGGCCTTTCTGACAGTCAGGCCAGGTTTCTAGGTTCCCACACTCATGCACCTCCAGAAAATGGAGTTTTGTGAATGCTTGGTACAGTGCAGCCCATGCATAATTGAGATGTTTGAGGAACCTTAACCGAAGCACAGTGACCTCCCAGCACTTGCCCTCGCCTAGATCACTGATAATACCTCCTCTTATGTAGAGTTTCTTCAAGTTTTTCAGCTCTGGAGGGCTAATCCAGCAAGGGAACTCTGCTAGTGGGAAGCAACAAATCTCCAGCTTCACAAGACCCAAGGGGAGAACACGAGGCATTgcatgagcagcagcagcgcggcTTGATCTTGGAGTGGTGACATCATGTATAGCAAGCGCTGAGCGTGTCCCGGCTCCCCAAGTAAGCGTGAGTGACCGGAGAACAGAAAAGTTGCCAAGTTTCTCAAACTGATCACTGTCTATGCTGTTGCCTATTCTGATGCTCAGCTTCCTTAATTTTGTCAGTGTGGCAAGTTCATTgagatggcaggggtgttTGCTCCTAGTGTTTGCCAGAACAAACCCCTTGAGAACTTCAAGCTGAGCAAGCTTGCCTAGCCCTTTAGGCATACCTGACAGCAAGTAGCATTCAGAAACGTCCAAGTACTCCAGCTTCACTAGTTCTGCTATCTGCTTGGGTAGATCCTCCAGATTATGGCATGCTTTGAGATCAAGGATGACAAGTCTTGTGAGCTTTCCAACCGAGGTTGGAAGGGCCTCGATTCTCGATATCCCTCTGAAGCTCAGGTACTTCAATTGCTTGCAGGACTTGACCTGCTTTAGGAACTCAATATTGTTCAACTCTACATGATGTCCCTGAGGGTCATAATTTGAGTCCTCCCATCGTCCTAACTGCACAGTGCTCAAACGTGCCTTTCCAGAAAACCATGTCTTGTCTAACTCCACATATTGTTGCTTAATATTGTAAACCGTCAGCACATCATGGCGGAAACTGGTAAGGATCTTTCCACCATGCAAACATGCACGACGGGTTCTGCTGAAGTCATTCTTGGAGCTGCCGTCAGAATTGAGTTCAACAAATGCTGTGCTCTTTGCAACTTCGATCAATAGTCCACGGATCCACGGTTGTACCTTGCACCTGTGGACTTTGTCGCAGTGGCATTTATTTACTGGCTTGATGAACCCCTTAGGGATAAGCAATTCATTAAAGAAATTCTTCCCCTCGGAAACTGAACTTACGAACCCTTCTCCAATCCACCAATGAATTAGCAGCCTCTTCTTGATGACTGCATTCTCTGGGAACACAACAAGGCATAGAAGGCACTGTCTCAACCTTGTCTCCAGTCCATCAATGATAACCTTGATCTGACACATCTGCACACTTTCCCTGGTACTGCAGAATGTATCTGCTGCTGAGAGTTGATGAGAAGATGAAACTTCTTGCCTTATGGCCATCAATTCGCTAGAGACTTCCTGGACCTTGAAAGAGTCATTCACCTTTCCCCATATATTTGTTATCTGTTCATGAATTGCATGGAGCTTTCCTCGAAGACCACCCATCTGCCTAAGTCTTAATGAGCCTTCAGAATTTAGCATAGGTCCCTCAAAAAGCTCATCAATATGTTGCTCAATTGCATCAAAGTTACTGTATAtgcctttctctttttcctgGACCTTCTGGAGTACATGCTTGAGCTGTGACAACTCATCTCTGATACTATCCAATAGAATGAAAGCGCCTGATTTATCTTCATGAGCTAAGGCTTCCAATGAGAGGTGCCTGAAGGTGCTCAAACATGTCAACAATGGCACGAAGGCTGCATTGACAATGCTGAAGTTAGCATTTCCATCCTTCTTCTGCTCAATCATGCCAAGTACATCTTCCAAGTGGCTCACTCCATGTTTGATCTCATCTAGGAAGCTCAGATCTTCCGATTGATCATTGCATGTGGCTTTAAAGCGTTCCAATAATGGCAAGATGTGATCTTCCATCGTTCTAAAGCTTTCCTCAACCTCTTTCTTATTTCTATCAATCACAGATAGTGCATCCTGCAAGCATTTTACTTCATCGTCAATCTTGGCAAGGAACTTGTAGTTCTGAGATTTATCTCTGCGCGCAGTAGCTTCTGATACTAGATGATCGATGGTTTCTATAATTTGCAACACTGGGGAAAAGACATGCTCCACAATACACAAACTCCTATTGGCTGCTTCCTTTCTTGATCTCACGGTGGCAAAATAATCATTGATGCACTGCATCACATTCTTGATTTTCTCCAGGAGACGAGCTTCTGAACCACCTTCTACGGTCTTCAGGTATCTCAGTGATTCAAAGAGCTCATGTTCATCAAAATCAACTATCTCACTACTGGCTCCCAGTATGTTATCATCCTCGACCCACCCCTCATGATGATCAAATGCCCATTTCATTCCCTCAAAAGGTTCTGGAGCTCCAGACTCATTTTGGTATGCTATTGCCAATCTTCTTTGCCACTCTGAGACTGCCGTGCCAACAGACATAATAACCTTATAGACCTCATCCTTGTCTTCCTTGATCCCCTCAAACAATTCTTCGAGATGTTGCACTTCCCATCTAATCTTTGCTGGAAGGTCATGCATTGTAATACCCCTTTCATCAGTTTCAGGAGAGCTCACAGTCCCAAAAAAGCGAAGTCCAATTTCAGTAACACGTGCCACCAATGGTTCAAAGACATCTTTTTCAATGCTTTGATGCACAAACATAACAACTGATGGAACCAGCACCGAAGATCAAAGTATGGATCGAACAAATATATCTAGCAAGAAGGGTAATCTTTCTCCAGGACAATTAGAACTGATTAGTGATATGCTGGAGAACAACGGAAACTTGAATCGTTCCCTTCAAAAAAAGTGGAAGCTTGAATAGTAAATTACCTCGGTTATCTTACAGCACTCCAGATCGTTTTCAACTTTGCTGTTCTGCAAACCATGAAGAAGTTCAGTATGCGCTGTCATCATAGGTTCCTGAAGTAGAAGCACTCATATCCAAAAGCAGACAGTAACCAGGAAACTACACAGAAAGGTCCTATGGAGGAGTCTGCCAAAAATATTCTAATATGGTAGCTGGCAAGTCTTTCTTGTGAACTGAGAACCAGGAAACTGCACAGCAGGGTCCTATGGAGGAACCTGCCAAAAGTATTCTAATCTGGTAGCTGGCAAGTCTGTCTCGTAGACTGAGAACATGCCAATTGGAAACTCCCAGGAAATTATTACATTTTTATCAAGTTTCTATATGTAAGTTGCCTGGAATTTTTATAAATCTTGGTCAATTTCCTGGACTTCAGATTAGCTTTAAGATTTATTGGCTGAGTTGGCATACATAAAAAAGGCATAAGTTGCCTTAGAAAAACATGCACATAGTCAAACTAATGCATCAGTGAGACAGTGACGTTCCGAAAGCACAGCACTAATGCCTGCCCCATGCTGGAAAatcaaatttcttttcttttctttttttgcgatgAAAATCAAATTTCAATGTctaggaagaaaaaaattcaatggTCAAACAGTAGAATAAAAGCCCATTGGTGAGACAGTGAGTGTAGGAAGAAAATTCCAATGATCTTGTTAATCAAGTGGAAAAACAATAAGTGAGGCAGTGAATGTAGGAAGAAAAATTGGACAACGGAGAACAAAAAGCATCAGTGAGACAGTGACGTTCCAACAGCAGAGCATGAACCCTGCCTAACATCACAAAATTAAATTTCAGTGACTGTAGGAAGAAAAAATCAATGGCCTGAGGAAAATATAGGAAGTTTCCTATGTATCATGAAAAGTATCTCACCAAGTCCGCCTAAAGAAAGGGAAATACTCCAGCTGCAGTTCTTCAAGATAAAGAAGATCCTTCAAGTGCAGGGATAGTTCGTCGTAATCATATTTCTCAAAAATAAGTATAGAATAGAAGGAAAAACCATGTCAGTGGAGCACCTACTACATGCAATGATGGAAAAGCTGCAATCTGAATCTGTCAAGGAGCAGGGTGGGCTGCTTGGCATTGGTAGCCTACTCCAGGACCTCCATGCACAATTCAGGATGGTCCATGGGAGGATCAGCAGCATCGACAAGAGCGCGGTTCTCATGGTCAGCATCAACAACGAGCTGTACCTCCAGCTTCTGCAGAGGCTTTGGTCTCTCACAATTGACACTGATAACGTGCTGGATAGGGTCTCTCGCCATCTGACAAGAAAAGGGGGCCCTTTTGCGCTCCAGGTACGCAGCTCGTTCATCTTAAGAAGGCTCCCTTTTCGCCGTATTATTGCCAATAAGATCAGGCAAGCAATAGCTAACTTGAAAGAGTGCTACGTGCAAACATATAGAACCCGACTCGCTGCCAAATCTACGGATATCCATGCACCAGTGAATTGTCAAAGAACATGTGGCATGGAACCTGAAGGTGTACTTGGTAGAGAAAAGGAAGTGGATGATGTTCTCAGAATGATGCAAGCTGATCAAGGCACAGTTAGACTGTCAGTTCTCCCCATAACTGGAATGGCTGGTATTGGGAAGACAACCCTGGCTCAGCTAGTATTCTGGCATCCATGGGTTGTTGATACCTTTGGTGATGATCGAATTTGGGTTTTGGTATCTCGTAATTTTAATAGCATGGCGATATTGAGTAGAATAGCAGAAGTTCTAACCACCAAGCAGTGTAACATAGAAGACTCTGAGTGCATTGTAAAAGAGAAACTCAGTGGGCGCAGATTCCTTCTTGTATTGGATGATGTGTGGGATCACAATCTGCAGAAATGGCATGTACTGATGGAAGTCCTTCAGAGTGCTGGAAAGTCAGGAAGCAAGATTATTGTCACAAGTCGCATTCCGGATGTTGTAAAATTGACTAACTCCCTCAGACCATACACTTTACACCGTCTCTTGCCAGCTGATTCTTCGAGGCTGCTCACACAATGGATGGAAAATCCTGCGGAGTTGCCACCAAGGCTCATCCCAGTCAGAAAAATGATTGCTGAAACATGTGGTGGCGTGCCCTCGATAC
This is a stretch of genomic DNA from Brachypodium distachyon strain Bd21 chromosome 1, Brachypodium_distachyon_v3.0, whole genome shotgun sequence. It encodes these proteins:
- the LOC100830451 gene encoding uncharacterized protein LOC100830451; the protein is MFVHQSIEKDVFEPLVARVTEIGLRFFGTVSSPETDERGITMHDLPAKIRWEVQHLEELFEGIKEDKDEVYKVIMSVGTAVSEWQRRLAIAYQNESGAPEPFEGMKWAFDHHEGWVEDDNILGASSEIVDFDEHELFESLRYLKTVEGGSEARLLEKIKNVMQCINDYFATVRSRKEAANRSLCIVEHVFSPVLQIIETIDHLVSEATARRDKSQNYKFLAKIDDEVKCLQDALSVIDRNKKEVEESFRTMEDHILPLLERFKATCNDQSEDLSFLDEIKHGVSHLEDVLGMIEQKKDGNANFSIVNAAFVPLLTCLSTFRHLSLEALAHEDKSGAFILLDSIRDELSQLKHVLQKVQEKEKGIYSNFDAIEQHIDELFEGPMLNSEGSLRLRQMGGLRGKLHAIHEQITNIWGKVNDSFKVQEVSSELMAIRQEVSSSHQLSAADTFCSTRESVQMCQIKVIIDGLETRLRQCLLCLVVFPENAVIKKRLLIHWWIGEGFVSSVSEGKNFFNELLIPKGFIKPVNKCHCDKVHRCKVQPWIRGLLIEVAKSTAFVELNSDGSSKNDFSRTRRACLHGGKILTSFRHDVLTVYNIKQQYVELDKTWFSGKARLSTVQLGRWEDSNYDPQGHHVELNNIEFLKQVKSCKQLKYLSFRGISRIEALPTSVGKLTRLVILDLKACHNLEDLPKQIAELVKLEYLDVSECYLLSGMPKGLGKLAQLEVLKGFVLANTRSKHPCHLNELATLTKLRKLSIRIGNSIDSDQFEKLGNFSVLRSLTLTWGAGTRSALAIHDVTTPRSSRAAAAHAMPRVLPLGLVKLEICCFPLAEFPCWISPPELKNLKKLYIRGGIISDLGEGKCWEVTVLRLRFLKHLNYAWAALYQAFTKLHFLEVHECGNLETWPDCQKGLWRKEPNGRFTSILT
- the LOC100830140 gene encoding cylicin-2, producing MEVEKKSKDEIHLKIKSKDKSSGNEEDEKKEIEIEIDAKVVEKEEVKHDSGGGSKSVDKGKEIKTDKDKKSEKHADEHEGGDKEGKKKDKKEKDKKKKEDGEGTEKEKSKKEKDEKTESKAKDEKKGSIKKTGADADDSSSKHEKKDKDKGKKKDESDSKGLGDEKKEKGKDKENKKKDKEVDQEDSQSEHKNGKGAHNEVASAERSKDSMSGGLGTREMKLTNDESQKKGTDTSEEKDSADKVKDKRKREKEKKQDEKIDGGDGQGEKKDEEKKDKKKDKVDKMEEGKKKDRDKKGKDGDGEEEGKKKDKDKKKDKDKKGKDGDGEEEEGKKKDKDKKKDKGAKEKTNDPAKLKKKLEKIDAKLQDLHLEKDDILRQLKELEEGKTTEEKPVKMLEEGKTNEDVGPAV